The genome window GGAAGATATGATTGCAGATGTAATTGGAAGAAGCATCGGTGGCATTGATGGGATTGAGCATTTCAGGGTCGGCAAGTTCATGCACAATTACTTCGTTGCGCGGAGAATTTCCGCCCGAGCAGGACATTTCAACAACGCTCAGTGTAACAAAAAAATAAATTGGAAGGAAAAATATTTTTTGAAAACAGTTCATGAATTAAATTTTGTAGTCCCGACTGGATTCGAACCAGTGACCGCAGGTTTAGAAAACCTGTGCTCTATCCAGCTGAGCTACGGGACCGAATTTTCAATCTTAAACTTGTAAGTCGGGGTGGCAGGATTCGAACCTACGACCCTCTGCTCCCAAAGCAGATGCGCTAGCCGGACTGCGCTACACCCCGATTTATTTTTTTCATTTCAAAAAACTTTTCCTACGACCCCTCCGATTCCAATCGGAGTGCGCTAGCCGGACTGCGTTACACCCCGAAATCCGCGGAGGGAGAGGGATTCGAACCCCCGCTGGTTTTACCCAGGCCTGTTTTCAAGACAGGTGCAATCAACCGCTCTGCCATCCCTCCGTGTGTACTAAATTATTCCTTTTCCTTTCAGATATACATAACCACTTATAGATTTAAAAAAATATTCTCGATCGGCTGCTTCTTCCATTGTTTCAAATTGTTCGAAGTAATGCAAAAGAAAAGGGCGCCTGCTTTTTGTAGATTTTTCTCTTCCATTATTATGCCTTTTTATTCTTTCATCTAAAGTATTTGTATGACCGTAATAATATTTTCCATCCTTTAAACTTTTCAATATATAAGCAAAAAACATTTGACGGGTGCAATTTTATCCCTTCGGGACAACCGCCTCCGAAGGCGCAAGTCTGCCATCCCCTCCGAAAAATGAGTTGCAAAAGTAAAATTATTTTCTCTCAGACAGGAAATAGAGATTATGCCGGAGAAATAGGAAAATTAAAATGGTGGATTGACGAGCGCATCTCCTGGCTCGATGCACACATTCCCGGCTTCTGCGCGCCAAACGCAGTGAATGAAACTGTTTCTCCGCTCATGCTCCGGGTTTATCCCAATCCCTTCACGCAAACGTTTCATCTTTCTTGCCTGCTTCCTTCCATAAATGAAACCGGCAAGGCGGAAGTAAGCATTGAACTGCTGAACATGCTCGGAGAGCACGTGCTGCTGAAATACGGAGATAAAACTGCCGGAATGTATGACGAAGAATTTTCAACTTCAGGACTTGCTCCCGGAATTTACACTGTAAAGTTCAGCGTGAACAACATTTCATTTGCAAAGAAATTGTGAAAGTGGGAGAGCGATGAGTTGGAATACTTGCTTTGCATAGGTTGGTATATTTAATACTAACCTATGTTCTTTTCCTGCCTAAAAACTTTTTTTCCTCCTCACCAAAATTTTTCTTTCCTTTGACGCACCAAACACTCTTCTATGAAAAAAATTTTACTTGCTTCTTTATTCTGTATTCTGAATTCTGTTCTTCTGTTCTCACAGAACCTGAATGTAACCCTCGCTTCCACCTACACCTATTCCACCGGCACTATTGCAAACATCTGCGGATGGAAAAGCCCCGTTGACGGAAAAGAATACGCGCTCGTGGGCGCACACACCGGCTTATCCATTGTAGATGTCAGCAATCCGTCCGTTCCTTCTGAAATAGTTCTCATCAACGGTCCCTCTTGCCTCTGGCGCGAAATAAAAACCTACGGCAATTATGCGTATGTAACTTCTGAATGCGGAAACATCGGCTTGCAGATTGTTGACCTCACCAATCTTCCCGCCACCAATCTCACCACCGCCACATGGACTCCCACCATTAATACCACCACGCTCGCCACCATTCATGCCTTGCATATAGATACTGCAAAAGGAAAAGTTTATCTCTATGGAAGCAACGTGGGAAACCAGGGCGCCATTATTGCGGATATTAAAACAAACCCCATGGCGCCTGTTTACAAAGGAAGTTATGACAACCGCTATATTCACGATGGTTATGTGCGCAACGATACGCTCTACGCCTGCCACATATACGATGGCGATTGCGAAATGGTGGACGTAACAAATCCCGTCAGCGGAGTTTCCATTGGCGATGTTCAAACGCCCGGCTTGTTCACGCATAACTCGTGGCTCAATGCAAACAGCAAAGTCGTTTTCACCACCGATGAAGTGAGTGATTCCTATCTTACTTCCTACGATATTTCCAATCCCTCAAACATTTTTGAATTAGACCGCATTCAATCCAATCCCGGAAGCAATTCTGATGTGCACAACACGCATATCATTCAGAAGAGCGGAGCGGAATATGCCGTTACTTCATGGTACAACGATGGCTTCACCATTGTGGATGTTACGCGCCCGGATAATATGGTGCAGGTGGGAAATTACGATACCGAACCTACTGTTTCCGGTTCAGGCGAAGACCACGACTGGGGAGTGTATCCTTTTCTTCCTTCGGGAATCATTGTGGCTTCCGATATGGAGAACGGATTATTTGTTTGTGCGCCCACCTATATTCGCGCCTGTTATCTCGAAGGAACCGTTACCGATTGCAACACAAACGCTCCGTTGAATAATGTGAATGTAACTATTCAGGTAACTAATCCGCAAAGCAATTCAAACACCGATGTAACCGACTTTGCAGGAAAATATGCCGAGGGTGTTCCGCTGGCAGGAACATATCAGGTAATCTTTTCCAGAACGGGCTACATCACCGATACCGATACGGTGGTTCTTTCCAACGGAGTGGTTACACTCGATAACTTTACGCTTTGCCCGCTGCCTGTTTTTGCTTACAGCGGAAAAATTTTCGACAACAGCACCAGCGTGGGAATTCCCAGCGCGTTTGTTTCTGTCTATGATGCTAATTCCCGGTGGGATACTATTACCGATGCAAATGGAAACTTTACCATTCCCACTATGTTCAACGGAAATTATTCGGTGGCTTCGGGAAAGTGGGGATATAAAACCAACTGCACAGCGCCTCAGGCAATCACTTCCACTTCCGCTCCCTTCAGCATGGGATTGAACAAAGAAATTTACGATGACTTTATGTGGGATTATAACTGGACGATTTCCGGAAACATAGTGAAAGGAATATGGGAACGCGCAGTCCCCGTTGGATTTTATAATTCGCAGGGCGCTCCGGTAAATCCTTCTGCCGATGTTACCAACGATTGCGGAGATGTTTGCTATGCCAACGGAAATCACGGCATCACCGGACTGGATATGGGAAGCACCCTTCTCACTTCGCCTGTGTTTGACCTTTCGGCTTACACCAATCCCTATCTCTATTATTCGCGGTGGAAATATCTTCCGTGGAATACCAACACCGACACAGTAGTGATTACGCTCAGCAACGGAACCAATACGGCAACTCTTGAAAAGTTAACTTACATTTCTCCGGGCAACGGGCAGTGGGTGAACAAGAATTATAAAATCTCTTCGCTGCTTAGCCCGACATCCTCCATGTCTTTTACGGTAAGAGTTACCAACAACAGCGGGAAAGATATTATCGGAGCGCTCGATAGATTTTTTATTGTTGACTCTGCCAACAGCGCAGTGAATGAACCAACGATGAATGAAGAAGTGAATGTGTTTCCCAATCCGTCCGCTGACGGAAAGTTCACGGTTCAGAGTTCAGGGTTCAATGTTGAAGGAATTGAAATAGATAATATATTCGGTGAAAAAGTGACACGAAGCGTCATTCCGAACGCAGTGAGGAATCTCACCATTGATTTATCCAATCAACCCAACGGAATCTACTTCATCAAACTTACAACTGACCGGGGAATCATCAACAAAAAAATAATCCTTAATAAATAAAACATGAAAAAACTTTTTCCCTTCGGCATTCTCTTCTTTATACCTTATTCCTTATTCCTTATTCCCTGCGCTGCGCAAAACATGAACATTACCCTTGCCGCGCAGTTGAGTTACGGCTCGCAGGAACTTTCAAACATCTGGGGATGGAAAAGCCCCGTTGACGGAAAAGAATACGCGCTCGTTGGCGCTGCCAACGGATTATCCATTGTGAATGTAACCAATCCTTCTTCGCCCGTGCAAATTGTGGAGATTGCTCCGCAAGACCCTGCTTCCACCAATTGCAGTTGGCGCGAAGTAAAAACCTGGGGCAACTATGCCTATGTTACCACCGAGTGCGGGCAAACCGGCTTGCAGATAATTGATTTGACCAATCTTCCTTCGCCCTCGCTTCCGACAGTAAACTGGAAACCCGCCATATTGGATTCAAGCATTATGAAAACCGACACGCTTAAAACCATTCACGCGCTGCATATTGATAATGGAAAATTATATTTATACGGAAGTAATCTTAGTTTAGGCGGAGCGCTGGTGGCAGATGTAAATACAACACCTATGAATCCTGTTTATCTTGGCAGTTACAGCGCAGGCGGATACATTCATGACGGCTATGTGCAGAACGATACCATGTATGCAGGGCATATCTGGGCGGGCACGGTGGAAATTGTGGATATGAAAAATCCCTCTAACGGAATTCCTCTCGCTTCTTTTTCAACGCCCGGAAATTTTACGCATAACACATGGCTTTCTTCCAACGGAAAAACCTGCTTCACCACCGATGAAATAAATGGCGGCTATCTTGCCTCGTTTGATGTTTCCAATTTTTCTAACATTACCCAACTCGATACTTTTCGCACCGACCCCGGCAGTGGGGTGATTGTGCACAATACGTATATAATAAAGAAGAATGGAATTGATTATGCCGTTACTTCGTGGTACAAGGATGGAATTATCATAGCAGATGTTTCGAATCCTTCCAACATAAAGCAAGTCGGCAACTACGATACTTCCCCGCTTTCGGGCAGCGGCTATGGCGGATGCTGGGGAGTGTATCCGTATCTTCCTTCGGGAATTATTATTGCCTCCGATATTGAGCAGGGATTATTCGTGCTGAACCCAACCTATGTATCAGCGCCCGAAATAAATTCAGCCGGTGCGGGCGTTTCAGTTTATCCCAACCCATCCGCTGACGGAAAGTTTACAGTTTCGGGTCTCTGGTCTGGGGTTCAAATACAAGTTTACAATGTGTTTGGCGAAAAAGTGTATTCAACCATTCAGCCATCTAACCATTCAACCGCTTCTGTTTATCTCCCTTCAGGG of Bacteroidota bacterium contains these proteins:
- a CDS encoding GIY-YIG nuclease family protein, whose product is MFFAYILKSLKDGKYYYGHTNTLDERIKRHNNGREKSTKSRRPFLLHYFEQFETMEEAADREYFFKSISGYVYLKGKGII
- a CDS encoding T9SS type A sorting domain-containing protein; this encodes MSCKSKIIFSQTGNRDYAGEIGKLKWWIDERISWLDAHIPGFCAPNAVNETVSPLMLRVYPNPFTQTFHLSCLLPSINETGKAEVSIELLNMLGEHVLLKYGDKTAGMYDEEFSTSGLAPGIYTVKFSVNNISFAKKL
- a CDS encoding choice-of-anchor B family protein, whose protein sequence is MKKILLASLFCILNSVLLFSQNLNVTLASTYTYSTGTIANICGWKSPVDGKEYALVGAHTGLSIVDVSNPSVPSEIVLINGPSCLWREIKTYGNYAYVTSECGNIGLQIVDLTNLPATNLTTATWTPTINTTTLATIHALHIDTAKGKVYLYGSNVGNQGAIIADIKTNPMAPVYKGSYDNRYIHDGYVRNDTLYACHIYDGDCEMVDVTNPVSGVSIGDVQTPGLFTHNSWLNANSKVVFTTDEVSDSYLTSYDISNPSNIFELDRIQSNPGSNSDVHNTHIIQKSGAEYAVTSWYNDGFTIVDVTRPDNMVQVGNYDTEPTVSGSGEDHDWGVYPFLPSGIIVASDMENGLFVCAPTYIRACYLEGTVTDCNTNAPLNNVNVTIQVTNPQSNSNTDVTDFAGKYAEGVPLAGTYQVIFSRTGYITDTDTVVLSNGVVTLDNFTLCPLPVFAYSGKIFDNSTSVGIPSAFVSVYDANSRWDTITDANGNFTIPTMFNGNYSVASGKWGYKTNCTAPQAITSTSAPFSMGLNKEIYDDFMWDYNWTISGNIVKGIWERAVPVGFYNSQGAPVNPSADVTNDCGDVCYANGNHGITGLDMGSTLLTSPVFDLSAYTNPYLYYSRWKYLPWNTNTDTVVITLSNGTNTATLEKLTYISPGNGQWVNKNYKISSLLSPTSSMSFTVRVTNNSGKDIIGALDRFFIVDSANSAVNEPTMNEEVNVFPNPSADGKFTVQSSGFNVEGIEIDNIFGEKVTRSVIPNAVRNLTIDLSNQPNGIYFIKLTTDRGIINKKIILNK
- a CDS encoding choice-of-anchor B family protein; protein product: MKKLFPFGILFFIPYSLFLIPCAAQNMNITLAAQLSYGSQELSNIWGWKSPVDGKEYALVGAANGLSIVNVTNPSSPVQIVEIAPQDPASTNCSWREVKTWGNYAYVTTECGQTGLQIIDLTNLPSPSLPTVNWKPAILDSSIMKTDTLKTIHALHIDNGKLYLYGSNLSLGGALVADVNTTPMNPVYLGSYSAGGYIHDGYVQNDTMYAGHIWAGTVEIVDMKNPSNGIPLASFSTPGNFTHNTWLSSNGKTCFTTDEINGGYLASFDVSNFSNITQLDTFRTDPGSGVIVHNTYIIKKNGIDYAVTSWYKDGIIIADVSNPSNIKQVGNYDTSPLSGSGYGGCWGVYPYLPSGIIIASDIEQGLFVLNPTYVSAPEINSAGAGVSVYPNPSADGKFTVSGLWSGVQIQVYNVFGEKVYSTIQPSNHSTASVYLPSGTGRGIYFYRLLSTDGKEITGKLIIE